The following proteins are co-located in the Phragmites australis chromosome 10, lpPhrAust1.1, whole genome shotgun sequence genome:
- the LOC133931393 gene encoding exocyst complex component EXO70A1-like, with product MGMDQEEEERRMASLLAARRALRAGVDKSRALSRALAREGSRLEEIQTRLQVMEAAVRPIRAPREALAAAGPNIDRAVGPAAAVLKVFDAVHGLEPPLLARAAVSEDLPGYLAVLARLEEALHFLSDNCGLAAQWLADIVAYLGERKLADSRFVSDLAEALEQLKSTSADLDGGLLGAVLEMLEAEFRRVLAEHSAPLAMKEPDNSDPASIAPSRIPVAAVHKLSLILDRLAANGRLDHCSAAYADARGDTVSASLRALGLDYLKETTEDAQALSPSVELWGRHLEFAVHHLLEVERKLCVAVFERRPEAASLCFAEIAARAGILDFLKFGRAVADARKDPIKLLRLLDVFDSLNKLRLDFNRLFGGKACVEIQSRTRELVKRVVDGAVEIFEELLVQVELQRNMPPPVDGGVPRLVSFVAKYCNQLLGEQYWSVLTQVITIHRSWRKEVFNDKMLVDAVLNIVKTLEANFDTWSKAYEDVTLSYLFMMNIHWHFFKHLKGTKLGGLLGDAWLREHEQYKDYYSAVFLRESWGTLAPLLSREGLILFSKGRATARDLVKQRLKSFNANFDEMYQKQSTWVISDRDLQQNTCHLVVQAIVPVYRSFMQNYGPLVEQDISASKYVKYSAEDLDKMLNTLFLPKPGKPRRAGSFQITHSNEKITSAMTGLHRSASTLK from the coding sequence ATGGGGATggaccaggaggaggaggagcgccggATGGCAAGCCTGctggcggcgcggcgggcgcTGCGGGCTGGAGTGGACAAGTCGCGGGCTCTGAGCCGCGCGCTGGCGCGCGAGGGCTCCAGGCTGGAGGAGATCCAGACGCGGTTGCAGGTGATGGAGGCGGCGGTGCGCCCGATCCGCGCGCCGCGGGAGGCGCTCGCGGCGGCCGGGCCCAACATCGACCGCGCCGTTGGGCCCGCCGCGGCCGTGCTCAAGGTGTTCGACGCCGTGCACGGGCTCGAGCCGCCGCTCCTGGCGCGTGCCGCCGTGTCGGAGGACCTCCCGGGGTACCTTGCGGTGCTCGCGCGGCTCGAGGAGGCGCTCCACTTCCTCTCCGACAACTGCGGGCTCGCCGCCCAGTGGCTCGCCGACATCGTGGCGTACCTCGGTGAGCGCAAACTCGCCGATTCCCGCTTCGTGTCCGACCTCGCCGAGGCACTCGAGCAGCTCAAGAGCACCTCCGCCGACCTGGACGGCGGCCTCCTAGGCGCTGTCCTCGAAATGCTTGAGGCTGAGTTCCGTCGAGTCCTCGCGGAGCACTCCGCTCCGCTTGCTATGAAAGAGCCGGACAACTCCGACCCGGCGTCCATCGCGCCTTCTCGGATCCCCGTCGCCGCGGTGCACAAGCTCAGCTTAATCCTTGACCGCCTCGCCGCAAACGGGCGGCTTGACCACTGCTCGGCTGCCTATGCCGACGCGAGAGGGGATACTGTGAGCGCCAGCCTCCGCGCACTTGGCCTTGATTACTTGAAGGAGACGACAGAGGATGCTCAGGCGCTCAGCCCAAGCGTTGAGCTTTGGGGCCGGCATTTGGAGTTTGCGGTGCACCACCTCCTAGAAGTCGAGCGAAAGCTCTGTGTTGCAGTGTTTGAACGGCGACCAGAGGCTGCATCCTTGTGCTTCGCTGAGATTGCAGCTCGTGCCGGCATTCTTGATTTCCTGAAGTTTGGTCGTGCCGTGGCTGATGCCAGGAAGGATCCCATCAAGCTATTGCGGTTGCTTGATGTGTTTGATTCTTTGAATAAGCTGAGGTTGGACTTCAACCGGTTGTTTGGTGGAAAGGCTTGTGTCGAGATCCAAAGCCGGACTAGGGAGCTTGTCAAGAGGGTGGTGGATGGTGCTGTTGAGATATTTGAGGAGTTGCTTGTGCAGGTCGAGCTGCAGCGCAATATGCCGCCGCCAGTTGATGGTGGAGTGCCACGTCTAGTTAGCTTTGTTGCCAAATACTGCAACCAGCTCCTTGGGGAGCAGTATTGGTCTGTGCTGACACAGGTGATCACCATTCACCGCAGCTGGCGCAAAGAAGTCTTCAATGACAAGATGCTTGTTGATGCAGTGCTTAATATTGTTAAGACCCTTGAGGCTAACTTCGATACATGGTCAAAGGCTTATGAGGATGTGACACTGTCGTATCTCTTCATGATGAACATACACTGGCACTTCTTCAAGCACCTGAAGGGTACTAAGCTGGGTGGGCTCTTAGGCGATGCTTGGCTCCGGGAGCATGAGCAGTACAAGGATTACTACTCAGCAGTTTTTCTGAGGGAGAGCTGGGGAACACTTGCACCCCTGTTGAGCAGGGAGGGTCTGATCTTGTTCTCCAAGGGCCGGGCTACAGCAAGAGATTTAGTGAAGCAAAGGCTTAAATCGTTCAATGCTAACTTCGATGAGATGTATCAAAAGCAGTCTACATGGGTAATATCAGATAGGGATTTGCAGCAGAATACGTGCCACCTTGTGGTGCAGGCTATAGTGCCTGTTTACCGGAGCTTCATGCAAAACTATGGGCCGCTTGTTGAGCAGGACATCAGTGCGAGCAAGTATGTGAAGTACAGTGCCGAAGATCTGGATAAAATGCTCAACACACTCTTCCTGCCCAAGCCAGGCAAGCCAAGGAGAGCTGGAAGCTTCCAAATCACACATTCAAATGAAAAGATTACCAGTGCAATGACAGGATTGCATCGGAGTGCTTCCACACTGAAATAG